A region of the Ornithinimicrobium ciconiae genome:
GTGAGGGCACAGTCGTGGCATCGGTGGTCATCCTCCGAGGCTAGCGCGACCCCCACCCACACCGGACGCCCGGCGTGATGCCCTCTGCCCCGACTGAACGCAAGGGCGGGTAGCCCTCCACCCCGACTGAACGCACGGCGTGGCGCCCTCCACCCGACTGAACGCAGCGCGCGCAACTTGACCCAAACTTGCAGTCCTGCATATAGTGCAGAAGTGCAAACTTCCGTCTCGCTCCGAGAGCGCAAGCGCACCGACACCTTCCAGGCACTCCACGATGCTGCCGCCGAACTGGTCCTGGACCGCGGCCTGAGCAGCGTCACGGTCGATGAGATCGCCGAGCGTGCGGGGGTCTCACAGCGCACGTTCTTCAACTACTTCCCGGCCAAGGAGGACGCCGTGCTCGGCGTCCGCGCCCCCCAGTTGTCCAACGACGCACTCGAGGCCTTTCGCGATGCCGGAGACGGGGACCTGTTCGCCCGCACCGTCCAGCTCTTTGCCAACAGCGTGCGCTCCAGCATCGTGCCTTCGGCCGACCCCACGCGGCGACGTCGGCTCGTGGCGGACCATCCCGTGCTCCGGCAGCGCTATCTGATGCGGGTGGCCGACACCGAGCGCCTGGCGCTGCAGGCCATCGAGGAGCAGCCTGAGCTGCTCCCCGACACGCCTGAGGCGGCGCGGGCACTGACCTACCTGGCGGGC
Encoded here:
- a CDS encoding TetR/AcrR family transcriptional regulator → MQTSVSLRERKRTDTFQALHDAAAELVLDRGLSSVTVDEIAERAGVSQRTFFNYFPAKEDAVLGVRAPQLSNDALEAFRDAGDGDLFARTVQLFANSVRSSIVPSADPTRRRRLVADHPVLRQRYLMRVADTERLALQAIEEQPELLPDTPEAARALTYLAGAVVRFTYTTNPGAISGNDDEALDRAIDTFRKVLRNAL